In the Dysidea avara chromosome 14, odDysAvar1.4, whole genome shotgun sequence genome, aacaggagtcgtccgtattttccatagtgactggattgattgcagagacaattctaacactgttcttcatttgtaacgctgtgtaataggctgaaaatagctgtaagcgaagcataatggccactgcacttttgaagcagtatttgcagaggaggttggatgcgCTATAAGCACTACTTAAATGtattgctcttaattgcattcttttctttggtatttcacgtgaccctcaatagtcgctGTAGAATATAGCGTGGTCGATCACGTGAGTCAGTATTCTCTATTAAAGCACACCATACAGACACTTATgtttacaaacatacatacaggaAATATATACAAATGTCTACATGTCACATCTCCCTTCTTTAAGCATTTGCTTAGTATTGTAGGCGATCTGGGGGATGGATAGCTGTCCCTGTTTGTAGGCGAGTAGCAGGTCTTGAATAGTTTGTCGAAGTAGGGGCTTCTGTAAGTTGGGAATCAGATCGAGTTCGTAAATGTGATCGATTTCTTCTAAGTTCTCCAGAGGGTGTTTCAACAACATACAATCGAGGTGTAGTAGCAGAGTGTGCCACTTGTCCTGATATCAGTCTTGACTGAACTCGGCTATCAACCCACACAGGCTGGTTTTCTGGTAGCTCTGGTAGGTTTCTTACTCTATGCCGTCGGTCATAGTTTTCTTTCTGTGCCTGCTTGTATTTTTGATCTAATGTTCTAAAGTCTTGAATGTGCTCCCAGTTCGGCACAAGGTGGTCATTCACTTGGGGAACATCTGTCCTTATCTTCCTCCCCATTAGCAATTCTGCTGGACTAAGTCCACACCAAGGTAGGGGAGTTGCTCGATAACTAAGTAGTGCCTTGTAAGGGTCCACTGTATGTTCCAACAATTTCTTCACTGTCTTAACCATTCTTTCTGCTAATCCATTAGCTTGAGGGTAATAAGGGCTTGTTGTTGTATGTTGGAATTCGTACACCTGGGAAAATTGCTTCATCTCCAGTGAGTCAAACTGAGGCCCATTATCAGTAATCAGAATCACAGGGATACCAAATCTGGCAAAAATAGCTTTTAAATGTGTTATGATGCTGGAGGAGGTGGTGGATGTAAGCTTCTGCACTTCTACAAATCTCGAGTAGTAATCAACTACCAACAAGTAATTACAGTGTTTTAGCTCAAAAAGATCAGCAGCAACTCGTTCCCATGGATAGCTGGATAGAGGTGTTGTTAACATAGGCTCTCGGGGTGGAACAGTAAGTTTCTGGCAGGTTGGACATGACTGAACAAACTGTTCTATTGCACTAGTGACTCCTGGCCACCATACTGAAAAAGCAACACGGAGTCTACATCTTTGTATTCCCTGATGACCAAGGTGTATCTTCTGTAGAGTTTGCTGTCTCAAACTTGATGGTACAACAATGCGAGTTTGGTACAGTAACAGGTGAGGGTGAGGCTACCCCGATATCTCCAGTAATTCTTCAATTCTCTACTTagttggtttctacttggccaccCTGATGTGCAGAATTCAATCAGTTGTATACAGAGTTTGTCAGTTGCTTGAGCTTGGGCATACATTTCTAGCCGTTCTTCACTTGCAGGTAAACTTGCTGTGAAAGACTGTACAAACTGCTCTGTCTCACTGGGGATTAAACCAGATATGTCTGCTGTTTCTTGAAGGGGAGCTCTAGACAACATGTCTGCAGTATACAATGATTTGCCTGGCACATGATGAATAGTGTATTGAAATCTCATGAGTCCGAGTCTAAACCACAGAACACGGGGTGGTAGGAGGTCTAAGCTTTTCTGCCCTAGAAGAGGGATGAGGGGCTTGTGATCTGTTTCCAGATGAACAACTTTTCCCAGCACATACTCTGAGAATTTCTCTAATGCCCATGTTAATGCCAGTGCCTCTTTCTCTATCTGGGCATAGTGACATTCTGTTTCACTCAATGAACGGGAAGCAAAAGCAACGGGGTGCCATTTATCTTCTTGCTGCTGTAGGAGAACAGCTCCCAAGCCATAACCAGATGCATCTGCAGAGATTTTGGTTTTCGCTGCAACATCATAAAGTGCTAGTACTCTGGTAGAAGAAATTTCTTTTTTAAGTTTCCTAAAGGACTCTTCTCCATGCCCAGGAATTCTTGGTACTTAGTAGGTCACGAAGCGGCTTAGAAATTTGAGCAATGTTTGGTGAGAACTTAGACATCTGATTAACCATTCCCATGAATCTCCGGAGCTCTGTGATGGATGATGGTGGCTTCATGGCTAAAATAGCTGCTGTTTTCCTTGGGTCTGGTGAAATTCCATGCTTGTCAATAACATGGCCAAGGAATGTGATGCGTGGCTGAGAAAATTTGCATTTCTCACCGTTCAGTGTAATTCCAGCTGCTTTGATCCATTCCAGAGCTGCCTGAAGTCTTGAGTCATGTTCATCTGGAGTATTCCCGGCAAATCCCTTTAGCCACAGAGTCCAGATTGCTAACAACATTCATAACACCATACGGGTGATTCTGTTTTAATATACTCCCATTTGGCATAACAAGTGCACCAGAAGTATTTCAATGTCAAATGAATGAAGTCCTCTCAGATCTTTTAGGTGTACTATGCCACATAGATGACATACCACTATTAGCATCAAGTTTGCTAAACATTGCTGCACCTGTCAGTTGTGCTAAGGTAGTGTCCACCTTTGGCATAGGGTGTATTTCCCTTAAAACATTCTCATTAAGAGGCTTCATATCCACACAAATTCTAATTGCACCTGAAGCCTTTGGCACAACCACCATTGCTGCACACCAAGGGGTAGGTTCTTTGACCCGGGATATAACACCTAAGCTTTCCATGCGCTGTAGTTCTGCTTGTACCTTTGGCCTTAGTGCAAGGGGGATATTTCTTGGTGTACTTAATGCATGTGGTTGAGCATTAGGTTTCAAGTTGATCTTGTTTGTACTCATGTGCAAATGTGCCCAGGCCAGTAAACAATGATGGGTACTGTGAAACAATACTAGTACTATTATCAACAGATTGTACATGTGATAACAACTTCAAAGCCTTGATGGCTGGAAATCCTAACAAATTATTTGTAATGTTCTTTACAACGTAGACAGGTTGTGCACCACAGGATCCTTCGTGTGTAAGAGTAAGAGATATCTTACCCAAAACTATCAGTCTGGTCCGATCTGGGCTGCAGAGTGTTGTATCTGGTGGTTGCAAAGGTTCTATCTGGTTCAATTTGTTCCATGTGGTCTCAGACAATACCGTAACTTCAGCTCCTGTATCCACTTTGAATTTTATCAAGTTCTGTCCCATGCTCACTTGCAATTCCCACATGTTACCATTGGTATTCTCCACTGTATCAAGGTACTTGACGTCTTCATACTGCTGAACTTGTTCATTAAGTGGCTGTTCTGTTGTGACAGAAATTGTGGCAATGGTGTTTGAAAGACATTGGGAGTTGAAGTGCCCACGTCTGTTACATCTAAAGCAAGTCATATCCTTTGCTGGGCATGATTGTCGAGGATGTGCTCCAGTGCCACATCTTCGGCATTTGTTGAATGTGGGTTTATCTGAGGTTGGTGGAATTGTAGGCAACTTTCTCCTGGTGGGGAACTGTTTTACTGCATCCAGAGAACTGCTTTCTTGCTTGATAAGCAGTCGTTGCAAGATATCTTGTTGGGTTATGATGGATTCTCGTTGGCGAATTAACTTCTTGGCTTTGTCCAGAGTAAGTTCTGGTTCTAGTTGCAAATGCTCTGATAAGGCGGAGTCCCGAATCCCTACAACTAAGCGGTCGCGGATTAACTCATCCTTCATTCCTCCAAACTCACAGTTCTCAGCTAACCTATGAATTTCTGTAATGAAACGGTCAGCCGATTCCCCTGGAAGTTGGCTGCGCTGGTTAAACCGAGCGCGCTCGTAAATGACGTTTTTCTTCACCTTGAAATAACTGTCAAACTCTTCAATAACTTTCTGATACTTCTTTCTATCATCAGTTGAGATACGAGTAGTGTCCAATACTTTCTCCGCGTCTTCTCCCAGGCAATATAACAAAGTGCTGACTTGGCATTCTTCACCTTTCTCTACTAGTCCTGACGCCTGACGATACTGCTCAAAGCGCCGCTTCCACTTCGGCCATTCTTCGCTGTTACCAAACGAAAACGGGGTTGGAGGCTGTAGATTCATTATTCTGACACCATGTAGAATATAGCGTGGTCAATCACGTGAGTCAGTATTCTCTATTAAAGCACACCATACAGACACTTATgtttacaaacatacatacaggaAATATATACAAATGTCTACATGTCACAGTCGCAATACTAAACTAAAAAACTATGTAGTTCACTGGGGTTCGTTAAATATTCAGATCGTCCTTCACGTAGGCTTCAAGGCTATGGTACTTTGTTTTCTCAAGGCACTTGGGATTCATGGTGAAATTAATAAATCGTGATTTGATGCATTcaacttcaccagacttgtcacgtACAGTGTAcattttctataatgaaacaatgGCCCTTCACTGCATTACACTGAGATCGCTGTATTACCTTCctcagtaaaactgattttgcataatttattttattggcgCTTTAAACTCTGGCTTTGTTACCAGCCAAATCAGCAGGGTTCGCTGGGCATCGCCACGCCGTTAGATTTAGAATACATAAACTTTCAAATgcactatagttttaataaaattgtcttgtaacgaagattttccaatgaaaatgtacacCTCACATGAGCGTGTCCatgcagtatttgatagctgggacgCACGTTCAGACAAaagcattaattctggtgccatcctttcttttgatgcggtatgcgtgggttcaccagtcataataatgttacaaaaaaagtaagcaaacaagtttaaggaattttaagtttgattagggatcgtagaaaaaaaaagtagggaaacattggagtcacctacacctgcagatgtactagtgaacatttaagaccaagactgaatttgggattaacatgctgattggtaTGGAAATACTCCAGGGCAGTGTGCACTCAGCATATtcgagcagtgcacacccccggggtgcaatcaccacctaccatgtatttagtacttgtgcatacaaaatagacatgacTATATGatgttttcctagctatacacatcacccttccaccacacctagctctattgcctactttttcctagttctaaccacaataacattttccacaaagtCATAAAGtgtacacaacaacaccaaacaaagAACACTCATGCAAATAATATCTACCACACAACATTGCACCATTGTCATAATTATACAGaacagcacaaaacacaaatgacattcatacagatatctatagacaagtactttggggaaagggcaactgagaaaattgttggagtagggtGTAATAACTTTTCCACAAGCCACGCAGACAAGCATTGTGGATATGGCATAATTGGATTTACAGCTGAAACTGTTTTTCTGTCCCCAAACACGCCATGCACTATGGCATGATCTTGTGATCTCAAACCTTTTAAACcagtttattacaatgaatGATTATGACATCATTACGTCTCATGTATCCTACAAGATTGATTCAACTTTTACCTGAAACAAGTGTTGATTTCAGTTTGTGGTGCTAGCACTGCTAATATACAATGCCTCTCTAATGGACCTTACAGTCAACTCAAGGATTCTGTGTTGCTAAATTTAATTACTTTACTCGAAAAgctagtttatcactaaaggatgctggcttcatttactatggtatggtacgtagatttgcactgtatccattctacacccacaccaaggcatgttaacttcaatttattgcgttgcaataaattacatttaaatgttcactagtatatctgcaggtgtaggtgactcccttgtttccctaatttgttttctatgatctctaatcgaacttaaaattcctaattttcccttAAACCTGTGATGTTTAACCTTTGTTTATTTTTCTCTCTCTTCATTTATTACTGAGGTGACTGTAGCAGCAATGTCAGTAGCGTTACAAGGGATGTTAGCAGATGAATCTATTACCATAGATTCACTTTGCTCGGGGAGGTTATTTAGAAGTCATCTTCAAGTTGTTTTAGCCTTTGTTCAAGTGATTCCTGTCTTTTGCTGAAATTATTGAAGAATTTTAGTGCTAATGATGCCTTTGGATGGAAAATAGAACCAAAGAACATGATACAATGTGATGGCACTTTACTCAGCACTTCAAATTGTTCTACAGAGATACCTGTACACGCctgattatttatttatttttatcaaTTTAGTTATGAGACAAGATCATATACCTATAGGAATACAACctgaacaaaaagaaaagacaatACGAACACACACAAATAGAACAATACAAgacaaaatacaacaataaaatgAAACAGAACTACAAAAATCAGGTGTTCAAAAATGAATATAGATGATGATTACGATTGGATATGCATAAAATAGAGTCATGAATCTTATTTCAGAGAAAATAATATTTATGTACAAAAAATGAGTATATATAACTGTCAATTGAAGATGATTTGCAATAAATAGAGAGTGAATGTGACCTTGTACATGTtgaagtaaaagaaaaataatcACTAAATTTCAGAGCAATACGTCCATGTAAGATATCATGTACTGTTAACATAAACAAGTACTGACAGCGGGTAGACAGCTCAGGCCAGTTCAGGTGGCTACGGCATTCCAGTGATGGTTTGGACCATTTGAAAGTATTTCAGTTGAAATGGCTACCAGCCACCCAACAGGTTGCACAAAGTTACACAGCTTCTAATTTTATAACATTTTGATGTTCCTTAAGATTGCAAACCTCACATTCGAGGCTCTAGCTCTTTTGTAGCATTCTTTGAACAGGTGACACACTGGTTTGACATATTTCCTTTGTTGGAGGTGTTCCGTCAGTTTCTCTATCTCATTTGGACACCATCTTGCTTGTGAATTCTAAATAACAAGCACCACAGAATACAATAGTTGCAATAAAGGGCTAATTACTAACTGGCTTTCAGTCCATTCTCCTTTTTACCACAATACAACAGTGTTATCATGTACTGTAACAAACAGTAGAGCAAATCAGGATAACAATATAGAGAATTGCTGAGAGTTTTGATGCAACCGATTCTCACAATTACATGCAGTACAAGTATGCCAGTCTGACGAGTTGTAAGAAATCCAGAAGTGATGTTAAAGTTGTACTTGGAATAATGCTTTGCCAACAAAAGGAGCTCAGGAGTGGATTCTGGAGAAGTGTGGTGTGCTAGAAGATTAAGTTGGGAATCATTATGCtatctggaagtgaagattagctAGTTTCATTAATAATACAGTAGGATTATAGTATTCATAAGCTGCATAAATAGCAGTGTAGGTTTTGATGCAGACAGAGCTAATTTTAATGTTTTTACCTAAGGGCAACCGGGCAGAGCATAATTTTTGTCTAGAAACTGGCTGTGGGGAATACTCTGGGAATTTCCCACATATTCCACTTCCAATTTGAACCTCGTTCCAAATcttcctggctacacccctgcagctcaacttgtacaaaCTATAGTATATTTTCTTGATTATTCCAACAGGCAGCAGAGACTTTTGTGAGATCAATGactatgtacatgtaaacaacAAAAACAGGATGAATATATGTGTTCTCAAATTAACTCTCTAATGATATATTAGTAAGTAAACCATGACAGTAAAAAAGTAGTCTGCAAATGCTAAATTACAAAAGCCTTTTTGCgtaaaaaaatgaaactttctTTTACTGCTTATCAATATGTTCTGTAGTTCCAGAGAATTGGCCTAAACTTAGGAAGTTCGATGTCAAAATTTCAACCAACCCCTTGCACAGGAGACTGATCAACAGATTTTCCAAATACTAACCATTGCTTAGGTTTCTAATATACGTACAGTATACATCTCCtttacaacaaaacacaaatgCTAACCTGAAGTAATCGAGGAATCATCTAACAGATTTGATATTCCATGCATTTCATAACATAGTTGGAGCTTTTCAGTGTGGTGGCCTACACACATGAATCTATAATGTGTAGAGAACTTACTGTTAGCTATGGGTTTGCTTTGTCGTCAGCAAACAATCCTAATAGCTACCCCTGTCAAGTTCAGTGTGTAACAATGTCATGAAAAAATTGTGACTATGTAATGTATTGCTTCGTAATGGTGCTGTCCAGTTTTCCTTGTGATGAACTGAGGCACATCTGGTCATCCAGATTATATGTTACAGTTAGGCATATGTGGAACCATCATGCCCGTTTGTTACCACATGTGTACCAGTCAGAAGATATACTTCATCCTGATTGTCAACTTGGTCGTCCTGCTGATGTCGATGTCTTTACACGCAGCGCTACTCAACCTGCTCATATTTCTTTCTCCGCTTCctgtgctggggtggctgctgcaaCTGGAGAGGTTGCAAAGAATACGAAGAACCTGGCTATTGTGAAGAAGGCAGAAAGTGCTTTATTCCACTAGTTGTGAGGTCTGGACACTATTTGCTGTCAATTCTTCATTCTACTGCTGTCAATTCTTCATTCTATTGCTAGTCGTACCACTACCTGTAGTGATATTTAACCAAACGTAAAGTAGTTAGGCTCAGTCTGTGGGCATGCCTTCAGTAAAATTGCACATTTTGAGATGCTATTTGGAGGCATTCTTTGAGCGTGTGCCAGATGCTAGTTAGCTACCTGACAAGTGTTAttctattctgtgaatgctatcccactatggACCTGCCAGTGTGAGAAAGCTTAAAATTAATGATAGAACTGGAGACTGACCAAAAGCACTTCCATAATAATTTTAAATATCATTTGAGTTTACTAATTATGAGATAATCTGTAAGGAATGTTTCCAAAGCAGAGAAACAAAGCCAAGCTAGTATAACgtaaattatttttagaggtactTAATACAGACAAAGTCAAAGTGAAGCTGTTCTGAGTGAAAGACAGGTTAGAAAAAGTGTTGTTTCTGTCCATTGTTACCGTTATATAAATGCCAAGTTTTGCATGTTAACTACATTTAGTTTAGCTTCATCAAATTTAAAAGTATTTTTTATTAGTGGCAAGGCTGTGACCTCACTGGTCGCACCTACTCTGACACCAGATATACTAtagctagtggacatttaatccttaattgAGTCatgttctatgatccctaatccaacttagaAATcctaatttgtaaaattacaaGTACACGCAAAAAAATTTggtattttcaactagagtagggaccatagcacattgataaaaggtactgaaacaagctagagtagtgcatgatattaaatcacagtaaaacaataagaaatgttatatccctactgtgttcaagataccataatggaaatgcgtagtagggatgtaacacttataactgttttactgtgatttaatatcatgctctactccagcttgtttcagtaccttttatcgatgtgctatggtccctactctagttgaaaataccaaatttttttgtgtacttgtttgttacctttttaaaaaaataatagtattatgactggtaaacccacgcataACGCAAAAAAAATAGCactgtgtgccccagctatcattatcgcctgaaaagtgaagtattcattgcacttcgttgtcagctatgttagacCTGTTTCAcacatttcgaatcaagaactgttcgaaaagcacctctgcaatccacacataccgcatcaaaaagagaaaaaaagaaATGAGCACGCTCTAGTTGTAtcagttatcatctgaaaactgaagtatccattaagctttgttgtcagctatgttcaacctgttacacagcagtttgaatcaaaaactgttttaaaagcacctctgcaatcaaaatagccactatgaaaatacagacgatgtccattacgaagagaagccatcacgtactaCTGTCAATCgacacttttgctgtcagcatagatgaatgggacacaaaggagtacactggtaagtccataaagaaggcattgtacatactgcagtatgccaaaagacacctcttGGGGTAAAGCGATGTCGAATAGCAAAgatatcaagcccatagcctttgCTGTTATGGAGTTATGcttttctgaaggcatcagtcagtcagtcagtagaaatttcatttaattaaaaattctgtagcaacttgttgaaagcagttcaagttgatctgaagacttgcttggacttagttttacctaaccaatactgtctcatcctcatcagggaaaagtgaggctagtttttgggtgatgttttttcatgggccacagcCACtccttgtggtccctactatacagtactatcataatgTATGATGACagatgaacccacgcatactgcatcaaaagaaagaattgaGTTGATGTTTTTGTCCAGATGCATGCCTAAACTATCaattaccgtatagcgggaaaatTTGAAAGGTTAAATGTTCAAAATTGATTGTGAGAttaaaaaattttttgaaaCAGTTCCTCTAGAGTACCTTGCACCGTAGATAATTAACTACATAGAAAGATTCACAAAGTTAACTGAAGGAAGCTAGCAATGATTGTGTTGATCACGTAGCTACAGTAGAAtttgctgctttgattgttcagcaTAGTTATTGATATAAAGACCGTTGTGGCTTTGGTAGAGTTACGTCTAGCTACCTCTTGGCATGAAACATGTTGTTTGGCAGAGTTTGTATGGTCTTAATCCACTGAGTGGCCTACAGATGAAGTCATGATTCAGTAGTTAGCATTTTTCAGCCTCCTAGATACGTATTTGCTATCATATCACTCGAGCTAGGATAAAGATTTTCTCAAGCTCAAGACTCATGGTGTCACTCATAGTATAGCTTACATCATGTTCACCATTAATTCCAGTTGCCCTGGCAGTGCCTATAGTTAACTGATAAAGTAGAAAACATATAGTTAAACTTTGTTTATAGCTATATTTTCATTTGATTTCCATGCAGTTTTAAGATGTGGACAATATAGATC is a window encoding:
- the LOC136243973 gene encoding uncharacterized protein, which gives rise to MNLQPPTPFSFGNSEEWPKWKRRFEQYRQASGLVEKGEECQVSTLLYCLGEDAEKVLDTTRISTDDRKKYQKVIEEFDSYFKVKKNVIYERARFNQRSQLPGESADRFITEIHRLAENCEFGGMKDELIRDRLVVGIRDSALSEHLQLEPELTLDKAKKLIRQRESIITQQDILQRLLIKQESSSLDAVKQFPTRRKLPTIPPTSDKPTFNKCRRCGTGAHPRQSCPAKDMTCFRCNRRGHFNSQCLSNTIATISVTTEQPLNEQVQQYEDVKYLDTVENTNGNMWELQVSMGQNLIKFKVDTGAEVTVLSETTWNKLNQIEPLQPPDTTLCSPDRTRLIVLGKISLTLTHEGSCGAQPVYVVKNITNNLLGFPAIKALKLLSHVQSVDNSTSIVSQYPSLFTGLGTFAHEYKQDQLET